One segment of Rickettsiella grylli DNA contains the following:
- a CDS encoding transposase yields the protein MGQSTYFAWRANYAGMSVTELKRLKQLEDENLQLKRMYASFSLDHERWTKAK from the coding sequence ATGGGCCAAAGCACGTACTTTGCTTGGAGAGCAAACTATGCGGGTATGAGCGTTACGGAACTTAAGCGCTTAAAACAGCTGGAAGATGAAAATCTTCAATTAAAAAGGATGTATGCTTCATTCAGTTTAGACCATGAACGTTGGACAAAAGCTAAATGA
- a CDS encoding IS256 family transposase has translation MKQAILSKEFEAEAIARLKSGESLTGKDGILTPLIKQIIEASLEGEIDAHLSESKATDISNRRNGKTSKLLKTGTESFELETPRDRLGTFEPQMVKKRQTVLNESLDNKILSLYALGMSYEAIQEHLADMYGLEVSAAKISLISDKLMPVITEWRNRPLESVYPIVFLDAMHFKVRIEGKVSSRAFYSVLGVNNQGRKEILGLYLSENEGSRFWLHVLNDLCARGVEDILIASIDGLKGFPEAIAEVFPQTEIQLCVIHQIRNSLKYVTSKDQKSFMADLKLVYRASSKDLAEHRLLELDEKWGKKYPAVIKSWQTQWERLSQYFKYPEELRRIVYTTNIVEGFHRQVRKYTKNKGAFTSENALLKLIYCACQKILEKWYQPLHNWALIASQLQIFFDGRLNLQLR, from the coding sequence ATGAAACAAGCCATACTCAGTAAAGAATTTGAAGCTGAAGCGATAGCACGGCTAAAATCAGGAGAATCGTTAACAGGAAAAGATGGAATATTAACGCCGTTAATAAAACAAATTATCGAAGCATCGTTAGAGGGGGAAATAGACGCTCATTTATCAGAATCTAAAGCAACGGATATCTCAAATCGACGCAATGGAAAAACCAGTAAGTTATTAAAAACGGGGACAGAAAGTTTTGAGCTAGAAACACCCCGAGACCGTTTAGGAACGTTTGAACCACAAATGGTTAAGAAACGTCAAACGGTTTTAAACGAGTCCTTAGATAACAAAATACTGTCATTGTATGCACTTGGGATGAGCTATGAGGCGATCCAAGAACATCTGGCGGATATGTATGGTCTTGAGGTTTCAGCCGCTAAAATTAGCTTGATAAGCGATAAATTAATGCCGGTTATAACGGAATGGCGAAATAGACCGTTAGAATCTGTGTATCCCATCGTATTTCTCGATGCCATGCATTTTAAGGTGCGTATTGAAGGAAAAGTCAGTAGTCGTGCTTTTTATTCGGTTTTGGGTGTTAACAATCAGGGTCGTAAAGAAATTTTAGGGCTGTATCTTTCTGAAAATGAAGGTTCTCGTTTCTGGCTACACGTTTTAAATGATTTGTGCGCTCGCGGAGTTGAGGATATTCTCATTGCTAGCATTGACGGATTAAAGGGTTTTCCTGAAGCCATTGCTGAGGTTTTCCCCCAGACAGAAATTCAGCTTTGTGTGATTCATCAAATCCGTAACTCATTAAAGTACGTGACCAGCAAAGATCAAAAATCCTTTATGGCTGATTTAAAATTGGTTTATCGTGCGAGCTCCAAGGATTTAGCCGAGCATCGCCTATTGGAGCTTGATGAAAAATGGGGTAAAAAATACCCTGCTGTGATTAAGTCTTGGCAAACTCAATGGGAGCGTTTGTCTCAGTATTTTAAGTACCCAGAAGAGCTACGACGTATTGTTTACACAACGAATATAGTGGAGGGGTTTCATCGGCAAGTGCGTAAATATACCAAAAATAAAGGCGCTTTTACTAGTGAAAATGCCTTACTTAAATTAATTTACTGTGCCTGTCAAAAAATACTAGAAAAGTGGTACCAGCCCCTGCATAATTGGGCCTTAATTGCCTCTCAACTACAGATATTTTTTGATGGCAGATTAAATTTACAGTTACGATAA
- a CDS encoding VUT family protein — translation MLKNEIGSAFAVFISAFINAYLFSTFKIKMYGKKFWLRSLFASIISEGLLVTIAYLCTFSTLYSLNKIIIAIGIAWAVKFIFVIILMIPSMLFRNYLIKKEGIDWYDKDINYNPFIWGHCVNVKSEVANNDYIKT, via the coding sequence ATATTAAAAAATGAAATTGGCAGTGCATTTGCTGTTTTTATAAGTGCTTTTATTAACGCATATTTATTTTCAACGTTTAAAATTAAAATGTACGGTAAGAAATTTTGGCTTCGTAGTTTGTTTGCTTCAATAATTAGCGAAGGATTATTAGTGACCATTGCTTATTTGTGTACTTTTTCAACTCTTTATTCCTTAAATAAAATCATAATAGCAATTGGGATAGCGTGGGCTGTAAAATTTATTTTCGTTATTATATTAATGATCCCATCGATGTTGTTTAGAAATTACTTAATTAAGAAAGAAGGTATTGATTGGTACGATAAAGACATTAATTACAACCCTTTTATATGGGGACATTGTGTGAATGTAAAAAGTGAAGTGGCAAATAATGACTATATCAAAACATGA
- a CDS encoding inverse autotransporter beta-barrel domain-containing protein has translation MKSKGINKCCFITLAIGFSSILLKANAEVLPIPARFSGNVYGSTKYVVGQADAMLPLVGDAQHNFYIDPALTSGSNWEGHGDLGLGYRWIQNGSAILGGYLFGEYNRMDNNVRIWTMNPGIEALGSRWDAHLNGYFVMDNRSKVVGTDLEFVRFRGHSAVYNLFDVTQNVGNGGDVKLGYQLFPKTPLKAFVGSYFFSPAETKNILGGAVGLEYWANRNVKVFASYTYDKLRRSVGSLGLGVELGGTHVHRSDPSIEERITDPLERNLAELGGSAAFPSQMKRKLVRTIGDGGDGEIPGINAFFSQTGTPNNGGVGLTLGNCTYENPCGPTDLTNEATQTLSGYLPNTKMYFLGGTYTALDVPGGSNPVTIRAGQSLTSYPGTPISTLSGGLIMEGNNSVNNMKLAPTPSTPIGISGAPNGNVLINGSEIGSAEAPYVTGVELTGSAQTTLDKSKVFGSTGVRFSEATSLISNASEINGTVSGIESTGSGLINLTNQSSVNVTGEDGLVGVSSTGEGEVTVSGASSINVDATGSAVGYSSGGSGAVNFSGGSAINVKSTGGQAIGIHTLTSSVAPVMLDETQIKVDGQTNPIGVLTEGEGSYTARNPKIEVIGGTSAQGVLSSGSGAIKTEAGTITVDGNGQAAATGFSTTSTSSGNVELKGTKINVSGGNRTRGLDVGGSGPIELTGAGSITVNAVGSSGILGISRNSGSTSDITLADNFSVDAIGGEGTIGISDEGTGTFTLGDENIISAMGDTNITAFSKTSAGEVNIGSSKLMANAPAGQALGLSADGPAVIKMNGTQIQVESGGGRGAWFKQTSKGELTNTIITAPNRALEVQDRSQVTVTGGHFTVGNNRASAIISGPGTSTINISGTRIDVTGPGIPPNAELNGIAKNRAGSGAVRAKDLIINVSSPTTGTSRGATTTERTSGVFTIEGSKINVKGGNTTSEGRSGPVVPRGGPITSTNNTCTLNGRSVNC, from the coding sequence ATGAAAAGTAAAGGTATAAACAAATGTTGTTTTATTACCCTTGCAATAGGATTTAGTTCAATACTTTTAAAAGCGAATGCAGAAGTTCTACCTATACCGGCTCGTTTTTCGGGAAACGTTTATGGTAGTACGAAATATGTTGTGGGTCAGGCTGATGCGATGCTGCCTTTAGTAGGAGATGCTCAGCATAACTTTTATATTGATCCTGCATTAACTTCAGGAAGTAATTGGGAAGGTCATGGAGATTTAGGGTTAGGGTATCGCTGGATTCAAAATGGTTCAGCGATATTAGGTGGTTATCTTTTTGGTGAATATAATCGAATGGATAATAATGTGCGTATATGGACAATGAATCCAGGGATAGAAGCCTTAGGTTCTCGTTGGGATGCCCATCTTAATGGGTATTTTGTTATGGATAATCGGAGTAAAGTTGTTGGAACTGATTTAGAGTTTGTTAGATTTCGTGGCCATTCGGCAGTTTATAACCTATTTGATGTAACCCAAAATGTGGGAAATGGTGGTGATGTGAAACTGGGTTACCAACTCTTTCCTAAAACACCTTTAAAAGCTTTTGTAGGTAGTTATTTTTTTAGTCCAGCAGAAACAAAAAATATTTTAGGTGGAGCAGTGGGCTTAGAATATTGGGCGAACCGAAATGTGAAAGTTTTTGCTAGTTATACGTACGATAAGTTACGGCGTAGTGTGGGTTCTTTAGGGTTAGGGGTTGAATTGGGAGGTACGCACGTCCATCGTAGCGATCCTTCCATAGAAGAACGAATCACTGATCCATTAGAGCGTAATTTAGCTGAATTAGGGGGTTCGGCGGCGTTTCCGAGTCAAATGAAAAGAAAGCTAGTACGTACGATAGGTGATGGGGGCGATGGAGAAATTCCAGGAATTAATGCTTTTTTTAGCCAAACCGGTACGCCTAATAATGGCGGGGTGGGTTTGACCTTGGGTAATTGTACCTATGAGAATCCTTGTGGCCCCACTGATCTAACTAACGAAGCTACGCAAACCTTATCCGGTTATCTTCCAAACACGAAGATGTACTTTTTGGGAGGGACATACACGGCGTTAGATGTTCCTGGAGGAAGCAACCCGGTCACGATCAGGGCCGGACAAAGTCTTACTTCGTATCCAGGGACTCCGATTTCTACGCTGAGTGGAGGACTTATCATGGAAGGCAATAATAGTGTAAATAATATGAAACTTGCTCCGACGCCTAGTACCCCCATCGGCATCAGTGGTGCTCCAAACGGTAACGTATTGATTAATGGCAGCGAGATTGGAAGTGCAGAAGCTCCATACGTGACCGGAGTAGAGCTGACAGGCAGTGCACAAACAACGTTAGACAAAAGTAAGGTTTTTGGTTCTACAGGAGTAAGATTTTCTGAGGCTACTAGCTTGATCAGTAATGCGAGTGAGATCAATGGTACTGTTTCAGGTATTGAGTCAACGGGTAGTGGACTTATTAATCTTACTAATCAAAGCTCAGTTAATGTAACAGGAGAAGATGGTTTGGTTGGAGTGAGTTCTACTGGAGAGGGCGAAGTGACTGTCAGTGGAGCAAGTTCAATTAATGTAGATGCGACGGGCAGTGCGGTTGGTTATTCAAGTGGTGGTAGCGGTGCAGTCAACTTTAGTGGAGGCAGTGCAATTAATGTGAAATCGACTGGCGGTCAAGCCATAGGAATTCATACGCTTACAAGCAGCGTTGCCCCTGTAATGTTGGATGAAACACAAATTAAGGTCGATGGCCAAACCAATCCTATTGGGGTACTCACCGAGGGAGAGGGAAGTTACACAGCTAGAAATCCTAAAATTGAAGTGATCGGTGGTACTTCAGCTCAAGGAGTTCTTTCCTCAGGAAGTGGTGCTATTAAAACAGAGGCAGGCACAATCACGGTAGATGGAAATGGACAAGCCGCGGCCACAGGGTTTTCAACCACGAGCACGAGTAGCGGCAACGTCGAACTCAAGGGAACAAAGATTAATGTGTCGGGGGGTAATAGAACGCGAGGACTTGACGTCGGAGGAAGTGGACCTATTGAACTAACAGGTGCAGGTTCAATCACAGTAAATGCAGTTGGTTCTTCTGGAATTTTGGGAATTTCAAGAAACAGTGGATCCACTAGTGATATCACGTTGGCGGATAACTTTTCAGTGGATGCAATAGGAGGTGAAGGTACAATAGGAATTTCTGATGAAGGAACAGGAACTTTCACACTAGGTGACGAAAATATTATAAGTGCTATGGGAGATACTAATATTACTGCATTTTCCAAAACAAGTGCTGGAGAGGTTAACATAGGCAGTAGCAAACTGATGGCAAATGCTCCAGCAGGACAAGCATTAGGGCTTTCAGCAGATGGCCCTGCTGTTATTAAAATGAATGGAACACAAATACAAGTGGAAAGCGGAGGTGGGAGAGGCGCTTGGTTCAAACAAACGAGTAAGGGTGAGTTAACCAATACCATAATCACGGCGCCCAACCGAGCATTAGAGGTTCAAGATAGAAGTCAGGTTACAGTTACTGGAGGTCATTTTACTGTGGGAAATAATCGCGCAAGTGCGATTATTTCTGGTCCAGGAACTAGTACTATTAACATAAGTGGCACTAGGATTGATGTTACTGGGCCTGGTATTCCTCCTAATGCAGAACTTAATGGGATAGCCAAGAACCGGGCTGGATCTGGTGCGGTGAGAGCAAAAGATTTAATTATAAATGTGTCGAGCCCGACTACTGGCACCTCTCGGGGGGCGACTACAACTGAACGTACAAGCGGCGTGTTTACTATAGAAGGATCAAAAATCAATGTGAAGGGCGGCAATACTACTAGTGAGGGGCGCAGCGGCCCAGTTGTTCCACGGGGTGGCCCCATAACATCAACTAATAACACCTGTACGCTAAATGGACGATCAGTAAATTGTTAA
- a CDS encoding GrpB family protein: MIDLKEKIKLVELTEYNPEWPKIFADAANEIKSILKENCVQIHYIGSTAIPNIYAKPIIDISPVVKDISLVDPLNHEFEKRGYVCMGEYGISDRRFYSKSKTKRTHHIHLFEQGSPEIKRHLLFRGFMVAHEEYIRRLIH, encoded by the coding sequence ATGATTGATCTAAAAGAAAAAATAAAGCTTGTTGAGCTAACGGAATACAATCCAGAATGGCCAAAAATATTTGCCGATGCCGCAAATGAGATTAAATCAATTCTGAAAGAAAACTGTGTCCAAATTCATTATATTGGTAGCACAGCCATACCCAATATTTATGCCAAACCCATCATTGATATTTCCCCCGTTGTCAAAGACATAAGTTTAGTAGATCCATTAAATCATGAATTTGAAAAGCGAGGCTACGTTTGTATGGGAGAATACGGTATTTCTGACCGTCGTTTTTATTCGAAGTCTAAAACTAAAAGAACACATCATATTCACTTATTTGAGCAAGGGTCTCCTGAAATTAAGCGCCATTTATTATTTAGGGGTTTCATGGTTGCGCATGAGGAATATATACGCAGGCTTATTCACTGA
- a CDS encoding thiol:disulfide interchange protein DsbA/DsbL — MRRLGLHSLFLALLISLSACGKMSNNSKPTSSLNFKAGKDYEVISTSEIVPKFTPKAQVQVVEYFSYACSACYHFEPILEKWLANKPKYVKFERIPIVFQPMWRSLARAYYIAKMLGVEKKLTPALFKAIHVEGQDLSNPKLQEAFFIKQGIKQHTFESIASFSPGIDAQLLRSDTLMQKNKILAAPTLVIDNRYKVDPSMVGGNPTRFLQVTDYLIEKVRKGDE, encoded by the coding sequence ATGCGTAGATTAGGTTTACATAGCCTGTTTTTAGCTTTATTAATCAGTTTGAGTGCTTGTGGAAAAATGAGTAATAATTCTAAGCCGACTTCGTCATTAAATTTTAAAGCGGGTAAGGATTATGAAGTTATTTCTACCTCAGAAATTGTGCCTAAATTTACTCCCAAAGCCCAGGTTCAAGTCGTTGAATATTTTAGTTACGCCTGTTCCGCCTGTTACCATTTTGAGCCAATATTAGAGAAGTGGCTTGCAAACAAACCAAAGTATGTAAAATTTGAACGTATACCGATAGTATTTCAACCCATGTGGCGTAGTTTAGCGCGCGCTTATTATATTGCAAAAATGTTAGGCGTCGAAAAAAAATTGACGCCTGCACTATTTAAAGCTATTCATGTCGAAGGGCAAGATTTATCGAACCCTAAACTTCAAGAAGCGTTTTTTATAAAACAAGGGATTAAACAACATACATTTGAAAGTATAGCTAGTTTTTCTCCAGGTATTGATGCACAGCTATTGAGAAGTGATACGTTGATGCAAAAAAATAAAATTCTTGCAGCACCGACATTAGTGATTGATAATCGGTATAAAGTTGATCCGAGTATGGTTGGCGGAAATCCTACCCGTTTTCTTCAGGTTACTGATTATTTGATAGAAAAAGTGAGGAAAGGGGACGAATAA
- a CDS encoding DUF1045 domain-containing protein — protein MTISKHDCDELTIALIPSNEIVKEAIRLNNQLEQALEDIPNKQNLIHISLFQGRFRCSQLEKIGITLDNLTKPLDPFKLELDAELKESCTNLFWNIKENVQLLRLHTDILKAVSPYREGILPVFKDCYTQLSQAQQQLIDRYGTPHVLQNFNPHITVYYNVDHKKINCVAIKPQPSYLNFSATQLIVGHIGYDGNLEKIYKKFQL, from the coding sequence ATGACTATATCAAAACATGATTGCGATGAACTCACTATTGCGTTAATACCAAGCAATGAAATAGTAAAAGAAGCAATTCGGCTTAATAATCAGCTTGAACAGGCATTAGAAGATATTCCCAATAAACAAAATCTTATCCACATCAGTCTTTTTCAAGGTCGGTTTCGTTGTTCGCAGCTAGAAAAAATAGGTATAACGTTAGATAATCTCACTAAACCTCTTGATCCTTTTAAATTAGAGCTTGATGCTGAATTAAAGGAATCATGTACGAATTTATTTTGGAATATCAAAGAAAATGTGCAATTACTTAGATTACATACGGATATTTTAAAAGCGGTTTCACCGTATCGTGAAGGTATATTACCAGTTTTTAAAGATTGCTATACGCAACTTAGTCAGGCCCAACAACAATTAATTGATCGTTACGGCACACCACACGTGTTACAGAACTTTAATCCACATATAACAGTATATTATAATGTAGATCATAAGAAAATAAATTGTGTTGCAATTAAGCCTCAACCATCGTACTTAAATTTTTCTGCAACCCAGCTTATTGTTGGTCATATTGGCTATGACGGTAATCTTGAAAAAATCTACAAGAAATTCCAGTTATGA
- a CDS encoding VUT family protein: MNILNISQGLQRFKLFHLLAITSITIQLACNCIVGKLTVFFYGFLPASALVYPICYALGDIIADVYGYSLSRELIWLNIYAQLLFGVIVNLTLFLPSPDFWSFHEHYKAVLVLY, encoded by the coding sequence ATGAATATTCTTAATATCTCTCAAGGACTACAACGATTTAAACTTTTTCACTTACTGGCGATTACCTCTATTACCATTCAGTTAGCGTGTAATTGTATTGTAGGTAAATTAACAGTATTTTTTTACGGATTCCTTCCTGCAAGTGCTTTAGTTTACCCTATTTGTTATGCATTAGGTGATATCATTGCTGACGTCTATGGTTATAGCCTATCTCGTGAACTCATCTGGCTTAATATTTATGCACAGCTTTTGTTTGGGGTTATTGTTAATTTGACTTTATTCTTACCCTCGCCAGATTTTTGGTCATTTCACGAGCATTATAAGGCTGTCTTGGTACTATATTAA
- a CDS encoding ATP-binding cassette domain-containing protein, with product MSDFVTIQGLFFKRNERVIFSDIELSIPRGKITAIMGPSGCGKTTLLRLIGGQLKPQRGNIIVDGKWVHQLSRTELYALRRKMGILFQSGALFTNLTVQENVAFPLKEHTHLPDFMIHDIVLMKLQSVGLRGAKDLMSSQLSGGMARRVALARAIALDPELIMYDEPFTGLDPIARGVIVKLISNLNTALGITTILVSHDVKETFNIADYIYVIANGKIIGYGPPEKIHSDKDPEVQQFLKGLPDGVVPFHYAALDYAQDLLH from the coding sequence TTGAGTGATTTCGTAACGATTCAGGGTTTATTTTTTAAACGGAATGAGCGTGTTATTTTTTCTGATATTGAATTGAGTATTCCCCGAGGGAAAATAACCGCAATTATGGGACCCAGTGGTTGTGGAAAGACAACATTATTACGATTAATAGGCGGGCAGTTAAAACCTCAACGAGGCAATATTATTGTTGATGGGAAATGGGTTCATCAACTATCGCGTACAGAATTATATGCTTTGCGTCGTAAAATGGGTATTTTGTTCCAGAGCGGCGCGTTATTTACCAATCTTACTGTTCAGGAAAATGTTGCTTTTCCATTAAAAGAGCATACTCATCTGCCTGATTTTATGATCCATGATATTGTACTGATGAAACTGCAATCCGTCGGTTTACGTGGTGCTAAGGATCTTATGTCCAGTCAACTTTCAGGAGGTATGGCGCGGCGCGTTGCTTTAGCACGGGCAATTGCACTCGATCCGGAACTTATTATGTATGATGAGCCTTTTACAGGTCTTGATCCGATTGCTCGAGGTGTGATTGTTAAGCTCATTTCAAATCTCAATACAGCGTTAGGTATTACAACCATTTTAGTATCCCATGATGTAAAAGAGACATTTAATATTGCAGATTATATTTATGTGATAGCGAATGGGAAAATAATTGGTTATGGTCCCCCTGAAAAGATACACAGCGATAAAGATCCAGAGGTTCAACAATTTTTAAAGGGTTTACCGGATGGCGTAGTTCCCTTTCATTACGCTGCGCTCGATTATGCCCAAGATTTGTTGCATTAG
- a CDS encoding GrpB family protein — MDIFIAVESIEEAKQWIKLLETLAYIFWAENLSKSHLRFFKGMPPFGAKRTHHVHIIGNSK; from the coding sequence ATCGATATTTTTATTGCTGTCGAATCCATAGAAGAAGCTAAGCAATGGATTAAGCTACTTGAGACGTTAGCTTATATTTTTTGGGCTGAGAACCTAAGTAAATCTCACTTGCGATTTTTTAAAGGAATGCCTCCCTTTGGAGCAAAAAGAACTCATCATGTTCATATTATCGGGAACAGTAAGTAG
- a CDS encoding Hpt domain-containing protein yields the protein MEKNHATIPIVGLTAHIGERKQECLDAGMNAVIHKPLKKETVQELLTTFMQNESSDEPTASTRFMIRGAVIDFDEIKKILRDEKVIEECQQLMITGLSEDLVKLAAGYQSEDWESIQATAHKWQGGAVYYGAKRLEQACKNFNDYWSTSKKEYLKTLYHQLVQEMEAVKAVCSHKHKQFK from the coding sequence ATGGAAAAAAACCATGCGACGATTCCTATCGTTGGTTTAACGGCGCATATTGGGGAAAGAAAACAGGAATGTCTCGATGCGGGTATGAATGCCGTTATTCATAAACCCTTAAAAAAAGAAACGGTTCAAGAGTTATTAACCACATTTATGCAGAATGAATCCTCCGATGAGCCCACCGCATCAACACGTTTTATGATCAGAGGCGCAGTAATAGATTTTGATGAAATAAAAAAGATCTTACGGGATGAAAAAGTCATTGAAGAATGTCAACAATTGATGATAACAGGTTTAAGTGAAGATTTAGTAAAACTCGCAGCCGGGTATCAATCAGAAGATTGGGAAAGCATTCAAGCGACTGCACACAAATGGCAAGGCGGTGCTGTTTATTATGGTGCTAAGCGATTGGAACAAGCGTGTAAAAATTTTAATGATTATTGGTCAACGAGTAAGAAAGAATACCTGAAGACCTTGTATCACCAGTTAGTGCAAGAAATGGAAGCGGTTAAAGCGGTATGTAGTCATAAACATAAACAGTTTAAATAA
- a CDS encoding IS256 family transposase — translation MKQAILSKEFEAEAIARLKSGESLTGKDGILTPLIKQIIEASLEGELESHLLSESKTPELSNRRNGKTSKVLKTETESFELETPRDRLGTFEPQMVKKRQTVLNESLDNKILSLYALGMSYEAIQDHLADMYGLEVSAAKISLISDKLMPVITEWRNRPLESVYPIVFLDAMHFKVRIEGKVSSRAFYSVLGVNNQGRKEILGLYLSENEGSRFWLSVLNDLRARGVEDILIASIDGLKGFPEAIAEVFPQTEIQLCVIHQIRHSLKYVTSKDQKSFMADLKLVYRASSKDLAEHHLLELDEKWGKKYPAVIKSWQTQWDKLSQYFKYPEELRRIIYTTNIIEGFHRQVRKYTKNKGAFTSENALLKLIYCACQKILEKWCQPLHNWALIASQLQIFFDGRLNLQLR, via the coding sequence ATGAAACAAGCGATACTGAGTAAAGAATTTGAAGCTGAAGCGATAGCCCGACTAAAATCAGGAGAATCGTTAACAGGAAAAGACGGAATATTAACGCCGTTAATAAAACAAATTATCGAAGCGTCGTTAGAAGGTGAATTAGAATCCCATTTATTATCAGAATCGAAAACGCCTGAGTTATCGAACCGACGCAATGGAAAAACAAGTAAAGTATTAAAAACGGAGACAGAAAGTTTTGAGCTGGAAACACCCCGAGACCGTCTAGGAACGTTTGAACCGCAAATGGTAAAAAAACGTCAAACGGTTTTAAACGAATCCTTGGATAACAAAATACTATCGCTGTATGCACTTGGGATGAGCTATGAGGCGATCCAAGACCATCTGGCGGATATGTATGGTCTTGAGGTTTCAGCGGCTAAAATAAGCCTGATAAGCGATAAGTTAATGCCGGTTATAACGGAATGGCGAAATAGACCGCTAGAATCTGTGTACCCGATCGTATTTCTCGATGCCATGCATTTTAAGGTACGTATTGAAGGTAAAGTCAGTAGCCGTGCTTTTTATTCGGTTTTAGGGGTTAACAACCAGGGTCGTAAAGAAATTTTAGGGCTGTATCTTTCTGAAAATGAAGGTTCTCGTTTCTGGTTAAGTGTCTTAAATGATTTACGTGCTCGGGGAGTTGAGGATATTCTCATTGCCAGCATCGATGGATTAAAAGGTTTTCCCGAAGCCATTGCTGAGGTTTTCCCCCAGACAGAAATTCAGCTTTGTGTGATTCATCAAATCCGTCATTCATTAAAGTATGTGACCAGCAAAGATCAAAAATCCTTTATGGCTGATTTAAAATTGGTTTATCGTGCGAGTTCCAAGGACTTAGCCGAGCATCACCTATTAGAACTCGATGAAAAATGGGGTAAAAAATATCCTGCTGTGATTAAGTCTTGGCAAACTCAATGGGATAAGCTTTCCCAGTATTTTAAGTATCCTGAAGAATTAAGGCGTATTATCTACACAACCAACATTATTGAAGGGTTTCACCGGCAAGTACGCAAATATACAAAAAATAAAGGGGCTTTTACCAGTGAAAATGCCTTACTTAAATTAATTTACTGTGCCTGTCAAAAAATACTAGAAAAGTGGTGCCAGCCCCTGCATAATTGGGCTTTAATTGCTTCTCAACTGCAGATATTTTTTGATGGCAGGCTAAATTTACAGTTACGATAA
- a CDS encoding response regulator, with amino-acid sequence MNTLPDYGKSNKAVTTTRVTPISSEEIGNSKILLVEDNVLAAKAAAGVLSEFNCTIDIAPDGKTAMERLQKNVYQLILMDIGLPDTDGIALTHCIRLNQWKKTMRRFLSLV; translated from the coding sequence GTGAACACTCTCCCGGATTATGGAAAATCGAATAAAGCAGTTACAACAACGCGTGTCACACCGATTTCATCTGAAGAAATAGGTAACAGTAAAATTTTGCTAGTAGAAGATAACGTTTTAGCAGCGAAAGCCGCCGCCGGTGTTCTGTCAGAATTTAACTGTACCATTGATATTGCGCCGGATGGTAAAACAGCCATGGAACGGTTACAAAAAAATGTGTATCAATTGATCCTCATGGATATTGGATTGCCTGATACAGATGGAATCGCCTTGACCCACTGTATACGTCTCAACCAATGGAAAAAAACCATGCGACGATTCCTATCGTTGGTTTAA
- a CDS encoding thioesterase domain-containing protein — MKAYFSKPRYYFSKGPYLIAGSSFGANAVVEMARQLANQDEKLAFVGLIDGWAKYPKEANDNREWFSQNLINQLKSLDKQFSREDLPELLLDLHWHRQQLLVKHILPNISDIKLTLFKAKQTMGVIKPLESVYNNWDYHCKSVPTVYLVSGDHFTMHFPPHHKSLAKAFKQALAEIDF, encoded by the coding sequence ATAAAAGCTTACTTTTCAAAGCCCCGATATTATTTCAGCAAAGGCCCTTACCTTATTGCCGGTTCGTCTTTCGGTGCTAATGCAGTGGTAGAAATGGCCAGGCAATTAGCCAACCAAGATGAAAAACTTGCTTTTGTTGGTCTTATTGATGGTTGGGCTAAATATCCTAAAGAAGCTAATGACAATCGCGAATGGTTTAGTCAAAACTTAATAAATCAGCTTAAAAGCCTCGATAAGCAGTTTTCTCGTGAAGATTTACCAGAATTACTTTTAGATTTACATTGGCATAGACAACAACTGCTAGTGAAGCATATTTTACCTAATATATCAGATATTAAATTAACGTTATTTAAAGCAAAGCAAACGATGGGAGTAATAAAACCTCTGGAATCTGTTTATAATAATTGGGATTACCATTGTAAATCTGTCCCAACGGTATATCTTGTATCAGGTGATCATTTTACAATGCATTTTCCACCACACCATAAATCCTTAGCTAAAGCCTTCAAACAAGCGCTTGCCGAAATTGATTTTTAG